The proteins below come from a single Vitis vinifera cultivar Pinot Noir 40024 chromosome 9, ASM3070453v1 genomic window:
- the LOC132254251 gene encoding putative leucine-rich repeat receptor-like protein kinase At2g19210 isoform X4 encodes MELLIVLSGYLAFTAMVRGQDQSGFISIDCGINPGSSYFGAATEIYYMSDSEFIDTGINYDVSIEHRSRFGTPDQQLMTVRSFPEGTKNCYTLQPQQGKDNKYLIRASFMYGNYDSKNQLPEFKLYLGVNEWDAVKFNHSYDIVRKEIIHVPRTGHIDVCLVNTGSGSPFISALELRQLNNSIYSTQSGSLILFKRLDIGSTRQTVRYKDDAFDRIWEPFSRPYWKSVSASYSSDTLSDNHFKPPSKVMATAVTPADERYPLEFHWNLDNSTRQFYVYTHFAEVEELQSNQLRELYVSLNGWFWSPEPIVPGRLVPHTGFSAHSISASSELSLSIFKTHRSTLPPILNALEIYEIKQLFQSSTVQSNVDAIKKIKAVYKVKKNWQGDPCLPIEFSWNGLSCSDNSPLSPSTVSLNLSWSKLTGKIDSSFSNLTSLKSLDLSYNSLTGEVPNFLSKLPSLKTLNLSGNNLTGSVPLALIEKSRNGSLSLSFVDGRLDGNLNLCKKNSCEEEEDKEKSSNNVIVPLVASIISVLVLLLGEVAALWIFKRRQQHGGMALDSMNPRLSYSEVNRITGNFKKLLDQGESAEVYLGHLSDGTEVAVKMLTPSSVLVFKQFKTEASFSVLAFK; translated from the exons ATGGAATTGTTAATTGTTCTTTCTGGATATTTAGCTTTTACTGCTATGGTTCGTGGCCAGGATCAATCCG gcTTCATAAGCATCGATTGTGGGATAAATCCGGGTTCCAGCTATTTTGGTGCCGCAACTGAAATATATTACATGTCAGACTCAGAATTCATAGACACTGGGATAAATTATGATGTTTCCATAGAACACAGATCCAGGTTTGGAACTCCAGATCAGCAGCTTATGACTGTGAGAAGCTTTCCAGAAGGAACCAAGAATTGTTACACTCTTCAACCACAACAAGGCAAAGATAATAAGTACTTGATCAGAGCTTCCTTCATGTATGGGAACTATGACTCCAAGAATCAACTTCCAGAGTTCAAACTATATCTGGGTGTTAATGAATGGGATGCTGTGAAATTCAACCATTCATATGATATTGTCAGGAAGGAAATTATACATGTCCCAAGAACAGGTCACATAGATGTCTGCCTAGTGAACACTGGTTCTGGGTCACCTTTCATATCGGCATTAGAGTTGAGACAACTGAATAATTCCATTTATTCAACTCAATCTGGATCATTGATACTCTTTAAGAGGCTTGATATTGGTTCAACACGTCAGACAGTCAG ATACAAAGATGACGCTTTTGATCGCATTTGGGAACCATTCAGCCGGCCTTATTGGAAATCAGTGAGCGCATCCTATAGTAGTGATACTTTAAGTGATAACCACTTTAAACCTCCATCCAAGGTCATGGCAACTGCTGTAACCCCTGCTGATGAAAGATATCCCTTGGAATTCCACTGGAATCTGGACAATTCTACTCGACAGTTCTATGTATACACGCACTTTGCTGAGGTTGAGGAGCTCCAATCCAACCAGTTGAGAGAATTGTATGTATCACTTAATGGTTGGTTCTGGAGTCCTGAACCTATTGTTCCTGGAAGATTGGTTCCACATACTGGATTTAGCGCACATTCCATAAGTGCATCATCTGAGCTATCGCTTTCAATTTTTAAGACACACAGATCCACTCTTCCACCAATTCTCAATGCTTTGGAGATTTATGAGATAAAACAGTTGTTTCAATCATCAACTGTCCAGAGCAATG TTGATGCTATCAAGAAAATCAAGGCAGTTTACAAGGTGAAGAAAAACTGGCAAGGAGATCCATGTCTTCCCATTGAGTTCTCATGGAATGGCCTGAGCTGCAGTGACAACAGTCCCCTTTCCCCTAGCACCGTCTCTTT GAACCTTTCTTGGAGCAAGTTAACTGGGAAGATAGATTCTTCATTCTCCAATCTCACATCATTAAAATCTTT AGATTTATCTTACAATAGTTTGACTGGAGAAGTGCCAAACTTTCTATCTAAACTGCCTTCCTTGAAGACCCT GAACTTGTCAGGGAATAATCTCACAGGATCAGTTCCATTGGCTCTCATTGAAAAATCTAGAAATGGATCCCTGTCTTTGAG CTTTGTTGATGGTAGATTGGATGGAAATCTGAATCTTTGTAAGAAAAACTCTTGTGAGGAAGAGGAGGACAAAGAGAAGTCCAGTAATAATGTTATTGTTCCATTAGTTGCATCCATTATTTCAGTTCTAGTCCTCTTATTAGGTGAAGTAGCAGCCTTGTGGATATTTAAAAGGAGACAACAACATG GTGGTATGGCATTGGACTCAATGAACCCCCGCCTTAGTTACTCTGAGGTCAATAGAATCACTGGCAACTTCAAAAAGCTGCTTGACCAAGGAGAATCAGCAGAAGTTTACCTTGGCCATTTAAGTGATGGCACTGAAGTTGCAGTCAAGATGCTGACACCTTCATCAGTTCTAGTGTTTAAGCAATTCAAGACTGAGGCAAGCTTCTCTGTACTTGCATTCAAGTGA
- the LOC132254251 gene encoding putative leucine-rich repeat receptor-like protein kinase At2g19210 isoform X5: MTVRSFPEGTKNCYTLQPQQGKDNKYLIRASFMYGNYDSKNQLPEFKLYLGVNEWDAVKFNHSYDIVRKEIIHVPRTGHIDVCLVNTGSGSPFISALELRQLNNSIYSTQSGSLILFKRLDIGSTRQTVRYKDDAFDRIWEPFSRPYWKSVSASYSSDTLSDNHFKPPSKVMATAVTPADERYPLEFHWNLDNSTRQFYVYTHFAEVEELQSNQLRELYVSLNGWFWSPEPIVPGRLVPHTGFSAHSISASSELSLSIFKTHRSTLPPILNALEIYEIKQLFQSSTVQSNVDAIKKIKAVYKVKKNWQGDPCLPIEFSWNGLSCSDNSPLSPSTVSLNLSWSKLTGKIDSSFSNLTSLKSLDLSYNSLTGEVPNFLSKLPSLKTLNLSGNNLTGSVPLALIEKSRNGSLSLSFVDGRLDGNLNLCKKNSCEEEEDKEKSSNNVIVPLVASIISVLVLLLGEVAALWIFKRRQQHGGMALDSMNPRLSYSEVNRITGNFKKLLDQGESAEVYLGHLSDGTEVAVKMLTPSSVLVFKQFKTEASFSVLAFK; the protein is encoded by the exons ATGACTGTGAGAAGCTTTCCAGAAGGAACCAAGAATTGTTACACTCTTCAACCACAACAAGGCAAAGATAATAAGTACTTGATCAGAGCTTCCTTCATGTATGGGAACTATGACTCCAAGAATCAACTTCCAGAGTTCAAACTATATCTGGGTGTTAATGAATGGGATGCTGTGAAATTCAACCATTCATATGATATTGTCAGGAAGGAAATTATACATGTCCCAAGAACAGGTCACATAGATGTCTGCCTAGTGAACACTGGTTCTGGGTCACCTTTCATATCGGCATTAGAGTTGAGACAACTGAATAATTCCATTTATTCAACTCAATCTGGATCATTGATACTCTTTAAGAGGCTTGATATTGGTTCAACACGTCAGACAGTCAG ATACAAAGATGACGCTTTTGATCGCATTTGGGAACCATTCAGCCGGCCTTATTGGAAATCAGTGAGCGCATCCTATAGTAGTGATACTTTAAGTGATAACCACTTTAAACCTCCATCCAAGGTCATGGCAACTGCTGTAACCCCTGCTGATGAAAGATATCCCTTGGAATTCCACTGGAATCTGGACAATTCTACTCGACAGTTCTATGTATACACGCACTTTGCTGAGGTTGAGGAGCTCCAATCCAACCAGTTGAGAGAATTGTATGTATCACTTAATGGTTGGTTCTGGAGTCCTGAACCTATTGTTCCTGGAAGATTGGTTCCACATACTGGATTTAGCGCACATTCCATAAGTGCATCATCTGAGCTATCGCTTTCAATTTTTAAGACACACAGATCCACTCTTCCACCAATTCTCAATGCTTTGGAGATTTATGAGATAAAACAGTTGTTTCAATCATCAACTGTCCAGAGCAATG TTGATGCTATCAAGAAAATCAAGGCAGTTTACAAGGTGAAGAAAAACTGGCAAGGAGATCCATGTCTTCCCATTGAGTTCTCATGGAATGGCCTGAGCTGCAGTGACAACAGTCCCCTTTCCCCTAGCACCGTCTCTTT GAACCTTTCTTGGAGCAAGTTAACTGGGAAGATAGATTCTTCATTCTCCAATCTCACATCATTAAAATCTTT AGATTTATCTTACAATAGTTTGACTGGAGAAGTGCCAAACTTTCTATCTAAACTGCCTTCCTTGAAGACCCT GAACTTGTCAGGGAATAATCTCACAGGATCAGTTCCATTGGCTCTCATTGAAAAATCTAGAAATGGATCCCTGTCTTTGAG CTTTGTTGATGGTAGATTGGATGGAAATCTGAATCTTTGTAAGAAAAACTCTTGTGAGGAAGAGGAGGACAAAGAGAAGTCCAGTAATAATGTTATTGTTCCATTAGTTGCATCCATTATTTCAGTTCTAGTCCTCTTATTAGGTGAAGTAGCAGCCTTGTGGATATTTAAAAGGAGACAACAACATG GTGGTATGGCATTGGACTCAATGAACCCCCGCCTTAGTTACTCTGAGGTCAATAGAATCACTGGCAACTTCAAAAAGCTGCTTGACCAAGGAGAATCAGCAGAAGTTTACCTTGGCCATTTAAGTGATGGCACTGAAGTTGCAGTCAAGATGCTGACACCTTCATCAGTTCTAGTGTTTAAGCAATTCAAGACTGAGGCAAGCTTCTCTGTACTTGCATTCAAGTGA
- the LOC100253270 gene encoding uncharacterized protein LOC100253270 isoform X2: protein MVLIYEHMAKGNLKEYLSGKKETVLSWEQRLRIAINTAQALEYLHDGCNPPIIHRDVKTENILLNEKIQAKVAAFGWSRSMPSEGGSYVSTAIVGTPGYIDPEYDKTSVPSKKTDIYSFGIVLLELISGRPAIIKITKESPCNIADWVHLVTAKGDIKMIVDPRLQGEFDPNSAQRAVETAMYCVPVSSIDRPTMSYVVVELKECLKIAIAHERTDNAEEDQGPVSIETVQARTDNVEEDHDPFGSETAHERTDDAEEDHGPLAVEAVHEVTDNAKEDQGPVGIEAAHERTVNVEENHGPVGIEAAYKRTDDAEEDHGPAAIQATQERTDNVEENHGPVGIEAAHERIDDAEEDRGPVAIEATQERTDNVEENHDPVGIEAAHERTENVEEDQGPLGIKSAMAIQESTNSYEEAKEKEEKNIVVPAVASITSFVVPSDIVVKPNEDDKTFEPKNQHLTYFEVERITDNFQKELGRGASSIVYHGHLSNGTEVAVKKLSPSSILGSKQFKTEAQLLTRVHHKNLVSLFGYCDEGSNMVLIYEYMAKGNVKAYLSEAVLSWEQRLQIAIDAAQALEYLHNGCNPPIIHRDIKTENILLNEKLQAKVADFGWSKSMPAEGGSYVLTAIVGTPGYLDPEYHRSSVPNEKTDVYSFGIVLLELISGRPAIIKITKENLCNITNWVHHIIAKGDIRMIVDPRLQGEFETNSARRTIETAMSCVSFSSTERPTMSDIVVELRECLKIAMAHERTNNLEEDHDSAGIEAAMTAEESLDGNPDFHKTDSYEKAKEKEEEKKNFVGPAGRSITSVLDPSGALNNLGRSKKKLPHAKDMNNSKVARITYEIGYGASVPGLPWSFSQSY from the exons ATGGTGCTCATTTACGAGCATATGGCTAAGGGGAACTTAAAAGAGTATTTATCAG GCAAAAAAGAAACTGTCTTGAGTTGGGAACAAAGGCTTCGAATAGCAATTAACACGGCACAAG CTTTGGAATATTTACACGATGGTTGCAATCCGCCCATAATCCATAGAGATGTTAAAACTGAAAATATCTTATTGAATGAAAAAATTCAAGCCAAAGTTGCAGCTTTTGGGTGGTCTAGAAGTATGCCCTCTGAAGGTGGAAGCTATGTATCAACTGCAATTGTTGGCACACCGGGGTACATCGACCCCGA GTACGACAAAACCTCAGTACCAAGTAAGAAAACTGATATTTATAGCTTTGGGATTGTTTTATTGGAGCTTATTTCGGGTCGACCTGCAATCATAAAGATCACAAAAGAGAGCCCATGTAACATAGCAGATTGGGTTCACCTAGTCACTGCAAAAGGTGATATAAAAATGATCGTAGATCCAaggttacaaggagaatttgACCCCAATTCTGCCCAGAGAGCTGTAGAGACAGCAATGTATTGTGTCCCAGTCAGCTCCATAGATAGGCCAACCATGAGTTATGTAGTAGTGGAATTGAAAGAATGTCTGAAAATAGCCATCGCCCATGAAAGAACTGACAACGCAGAAGAGGACCAGGGTCCTGTTAGTATTGAAACTGTCCAGGCAAGAACTGACAATGTGGAAGAGGATCATGATCCTTTTGGTAGTGAAACTGCCCATGAAAGAACTGATGATGCAGAAGAGGACCATGGTCCTCTTGCTGTTGAAGCTGTCCATGAAGTAACTGACAATGCTAAAGAGGACCAGGGTCCTGTTGGTATCGAAGCTGCACATGAAAGAACTGTCAATGTGGAAGAGAACCATGGTCCTGTTGGTATTGAAGCTGCCTATAAAAGAACTGATGATGCAGAAGAGGACCATGGTCCTGCTGCTATTCAAGCCACCCAAGAAAGAACCGACAATGTGGAAGAGAACCATGGTCCTGTTGGTATTGAAGCTGCCCATGAACGGATTGATGATGCAGAAGAGGACCGTGGTCCTGTTGCTATTGAAGCTACCCAAGAAAGAACTGACAATGTGGAAGAGAACCATGATCCTGTTGGTATTGAAGCTGCCCATGAAAGAACTGAAAATGTGGAAGAGGACCAAGGTCCTCTTGGTATTAAATCTGCAATGGCTATCCAAGAAAG TACAAACTCATATGAGGAGGCCaaggaaaaggaggagaagaaTATTGTTGTTCCAGCAGTTGCATCAATTACTTCATTTGTAGTCCCATCAG ACATTGTTGTCAAACCTAACGAGGATGATAAAACATTTGAGCCAAAGAACCAACACCTTACTTATTTTGAGGTTGAAAGAATCACTGACAATTTCCAAAAGGAGCTTGGAAGAGGAGCATCATCAATAGTTTATCATGGTCATTTAAGTAATGGCACTGAAGTTGCAGTCAAGAAGCTGTCACCTTCATCAATTCTAGGGTCAAAGCAATTCAAAACTGAG GCTCAGCTTTTGACACGAGTTCATCATAAAAACTTGGTTTCTCTATTTGGATACTGTGATGAAGGTTCAAACATGGTGCTCATTTATGAGTATATGGCAAAGGGGAATGTAAAAGCATATTTATCAG AAGCTGTCCTGAGTTGGGAACAAAGACTTCAAATAGCAATTGATGCAGCACAAG CACTGGAATATTTACACAATGGTTGCAACCCACCCATAATCCATAGAGATATCAAAACTGAAAACATCCTATTGAATGAAAAATTGCAAGCGAAAGTGGCAGATTTTGGTTGGTCTAAAAGTATGCCTGCTGAAGGTGGAAGCTATGTATTAACTGCAATTGTTGGCACACCTGGCTACCTCGACCCTGA ATATCACAGAAGCTCAGTGCCAAATGAGAAAACCGATGTTTATAGCTTTGGGATTGTTTTGTTGGAGCTTATTTCAGGTAGGCCTGCAATCATAAAGATAACAAAAGAGAACCTATGTAACATAACAAATTGGGTCCACCACATCATTGCAAAAGGGGATATAAGAATGATTGTAGATCCAaggttacaaggagaatttgAGACCAATTCTGCCAGGAGAACTATAGAGACAGCAATGTCCTGTGTATCATTCAGCTCCACTGAGAGGCCTACTATGAGCGACATAGTAGTAGAATTAAGAGAATGTCTAAAAATAGCGATGGCCCATGAAAGAACTAACAATTTggaagaggaccatgattctgCTGGTATTGAAGCTGCAATGACTGCTGAAGAAAG TTTGGACGGAAATCCGGATTTCCATAAGACAGACTCGTATGAGAAGGCTAAGGAGAAGGAGGAGGAGAAAAAGAATTTTGTTGGTCCAGCAGGTAGATCAATTACTTCAGTTTTAGACCCCTCTGGTGCATTAAACAACTTGGGAAGATCTAAAAAGAAATTGCCACATG CTAAAGATATGAATAACTCCAAGGTTGCAAGAATCACTTATGAAATTGGATATGGAGCATCTGTGCCCGGTTTACCTTGGTCATTTTCGCAATCGTATTGA
- the LOC100253270 gene encoding uncharacterized protein LOC100253270 isoform X1, producing MVLIYEHMAKGNLKEYLSGKKETVLSWEQRLRIAINTAQALEYLHDGCNPPIIHRDVKTENILLNEKIQAKVAAFGWSRSMPSEGGSYVSTAIVGTPGYIDPEYDKTSVPSKKTDIYSFGIVLLELISGRPAIIKITKESPCNIADWVHLVTAKGDIKMIVDPRLQGEFDPNSAQRAVETAMYCVPVSSIDRPTMSYVVVELKECLKIAIAHERTDNAEEDQGPVSIETVQARTDNVEEDHDPFGSETAHERTDDAEEDHGPLAVEAVHEVTDNAKEDQGPVGIEAAHERTVNVEENHGPVGIEAAYKRTDDAEEDHGPAAIQATQERTDNVEENHGPVGIEAAHERIDDAEEDRGPVAIEATQERTDNVEENHDPVGIEAAHERTENVEEDQGPLGIKSAMAIQESTNSYEEAKEKEEKNIVVPAVASITSFVVPSDIVVKPNEDDKTFEPKNQHLTYFEVERITDNFQKELGRGASSIVYHGHLSNGTEVAVKKLSPSSILGSKQFKTEAQLLTRVHHKNLVSLFGYCDEGSNMVLIYEYMAKGNVKAYLSGKTEAVLSWEQRLQIAIDAAQALEYLHNGCNPPIIHRDIKTENILLNEKLQAKVADFGWSKSMPAEGGSYVLTAIVGTPGYLDPEYHRSSVPNEKTDVYSFGIVLLELISGRPAIIKITKENLCNITNWVHHIIAKGDIRMIVDPRLQGEFETNSARRTIETAMSCVSFSSTERPTMSDIVVELRECLKIAMAHERTNNLEEDHDSAGIEAAMTAEESLDGNPDFHKTDSYEKAKEKEEEKKNFVGPAGRSITSVLDPSGALNNLGRSKKKLPHAKDMNNSKVARITYEIGYGASVPGLPWSFSQSY from the exons ATGGTGCTCATTTACGAGCATATGGCTAAGGGGAACTTAAAAGAGTATTTATCAG GCAAAAAAGAAACTGTCTTGAGTTGGGAACAAAGGCTTCGAATAGCAATTAACACGGCACAAG CTTTGGAATATTTACACGATGGTTGCAATCCGCCCATAATCCATAGAGATGTTAAAACTGAAAATATCTTATTGAATGAAAAAATTCAAGCCAAAGTTGCAGCTTTTGGGTGGTCTAGAAGTATGCCCTCTGAAGGTGGAAGCTATGTATCAACTGCAATTGTTGGCACACCGGGGTACATCGACCCCGA GTACGACAAAACCTCAGTACCAAGTAAGAAAACTGATATTTATAGCTTTGGGATTGTTTTATTGGAGCTTATTTCGGGTCGACCTGCAATCATAAAGATCACAAAAGAGAGCCCATGTAACATAGCAGATTGGGTTCACCTAGTCACTGCAAAAGGTGATATAAAAATGATCGTAGATCCAaggttacaaggagaatttgACCCCAATTCTGCCCAGAGAGCTGTAGAGACAGCAATGTATTGTGTCCCAGTCAGCTCCATAGATAGGCCAACCATGAGTTATGTAGTAGTGGAATTGAAAGAATGTCTGAAAATAGCCATCGCCCATGAAAGAACTGACAACGCAGAAGAGGACCAGGGTCCTGTTAGTATTGAAACTGTCCAGGCAAGAACTGACAATGTGGAAGAGGATCATGATCCTTTTGGTAGTGAAACTGCCCATGAAAGAACTGATGATGCAGAAGAGGACCATGGTCCTCTTGCTGTTGAAGCTGTCCATGAAGTAACTGACAATGCTAAAGAGGACCAGGGTCCTGTTGGTATCGAAGCTGCACATGAAAGAACTGTCAATGTGGAAGAGAACCATGGTCCTGTTGGTATTGAAGCTGCCTATAAAAGAACTGATGATGCAGAAGAGGACCATGGTCCTGCTGCTATTCAAGCCACCCAAGAAAGAACCGACAATGTGGAAGAGAACCATGGTCCTGTTGGTATTGAAGCTGCCCATGAACGGATTGATGATGCAGAAGAGGACCGTGGTCCTGTTGCTATTGAAGCTACCCAAGAAAGAACTGACAATGTGGAAGAGAACCATGATCCTGTTGGTATTGAAGCTGCCCATGAAAGAACTGAAAATGTGGAAGAGGACCAAGGTCCTCTTGGTATTAAATCTGCAATGGCTATCCAAGAAAG TACAAACTCATATGAGGAGGCCaaggaaaaggaggagaagaaTATTGTTGTTCCAGCAGTTGCATCAATTACTTCATTTGTAGTCCCATCAG ACATTGTTGTCAAACCTAACGAGGATGATAAAACATTTGAGCCAAAGAACCAACACCTTACTTATTTTGAGGTTGAAAGAATCACTGACAATTTCCAAAAGGAGCTTGGAAGAGGAGCATCATCAATAGTTTATCATGGTCATTTAAGTAATGGCACTGAAGTTGCAGTCAAGAAGCTGTCACCTTCATCAATTCTAGGGTCAAAGCAATTCAAAACTGAG GCTCAGCTTTTGACACGAGTTCATCATAAAAACTTGGTTTCTCTATTTGGATACTGTGATGAAGGTTCAAACATGGTGCTCATTTATGAGTATATGGCAAAGGGGAATGTAAAAGCATATTTATCAG GTAAAACAGAAGCTGTCCTGAGTTGGGAACAAAGACTTCAAATAGCAATTGATGCAGCACAAG CACTGGAATATTTACACAATGGTTGCAACCCACCCATAATCCATAGAGATATCAAAACTGAAAACATCCTATTGAATGAAAAATTGCAAGCGAAAGTGGCAGATTTTGGTTGGTCTAAAAGTATGCCTGCTGAAGGTGGAAGCTATGTATTAACTGCAATTGTTGGCACACCTGGCTACCTCGACCCTGA ATATCACAGAAGCTCAGTGCCAAATGAGAAAACCGATGTTTATAGCTTTGGGATTGTTTTGTTGGAGCTTATTTCAGGTAGGCCTGCAATCATAAAGATAACAAAAGAGAACCTATGTAACATAACAAATTGGGTCCACCACATCATTGCAAAAGGGGATATAAGAATGATTGTAGATCCAaggttacaaggagaatttgAGACCAATTCTGCCAGGAGAACTATAGAGACAGCAATGTCCTGTGTATCATTCAGCTCCACTGAGAGGCCTACTATGAGCGACATAGTAGTAGAATTAAGAGAATGTCTAAAAATAGCGATGGCCCATGAAAGAACTAACAATTTggaagaggaccatgattctgCTGGTATTGAAGCTGCAATGACTGCTGAAGAAAG TTTGGACGGAAATCCGGATTTCCATAAGACAGACTCGTATGAGAAGGCTAAGGAGAAGGAGGAGGAGAAAAAGAATTTTGTTGGTCCAGCAGGTAGATCAATTACTTCAGTTTTAGACCCCTCTGGTGCATTAAACAACTTGGGAAGATCTAAAAAGAAATTGCCACATG CTAAAGATATGAATAACTCCAAGGTTGCAAGAATCACTTATGAAATTGGATATGGAGCATCTGTGCCCGGTTTACCTTGGTCATTTTCGCAATCGTATTGA
- the LOC100253150 gene encoding mediator of RNA polymerase II transcription subunit 6 yields MASTPMAPPNPAAGNPNFDGNPPAVPTPPGTDMTGICFRDQLWLNSYPLDRNLVFDYFALSPFYDWTCNNEQLRLRSIHPLDTSHLSKMTGTEYMLNEVMEPHLFVIRKQKRDGPEKVTPMLTYYILDGSIYQAPQLCNVFTARIGRALYHISKAFTTAASKLEKIGYVDAENENPALESKVGKETIDFKEVMRVDQILASLQRKLPPAPPPPQFPEGYAPPPTAEGEKGPETQQAAEPQLPALDPIIDQGPSKRMKF; encoded by the exons ATGGCGTCGACGCCGATGGCGCCGCCGAACCCGGCGGCGGGAAACCCTAACTTCGACGGGAATCCGCCGGCGGTCCCAACTCCGCCGGGAACAGACATGACGGGCATCTGTTTCAGAGATCAGCTATGGTTAAACTCCTACCCTCTGGATCGAAACCTCGTGTTTGATTACTTTGCTTTGTCTCCTTTCTACGATTGGACCTGCAATAACGAACAGCTTCGTCTACGATCAATTCATCCTCTCGACACCTCGCATCTGTC GAAAATGACTGGTACCGAATACATGCTGAATGAAGTTATGGAGCCCCACCTCTTTGTCATCCGGAAGCAAAAGAGAGATGGCCCTGAGAAAGTTACACCAATGCTTACTTATTATATTTTGGATGGTTCAATCTACCAAGCTCCACAACTCTGCAATGTCTTTACAGCTCGAATT GGCCGGGCTCTGTATCATATATCAAAGGCTTTTACTACTGCTGCCTCAAAGCTGGAGAAGATTGGATATG TGGATGCTGAAAATGAAAATCCGGCACTTGAATCAAAGGTTGGTAAAGAGACAATCGACTTTAAGGAAGTCATGCGAGTGGACCAGATTCTTGCATCTTTACAGCGCAAG CTACCTCCAGCCCCTCCACCACCACAATTCCCAGAAGGCTATGCTCCCCCTCCAACAGCGGAAGGAGAGAAAGGCCCCGAAACCCAGCAAGCAGCCGAGCCACAGCTTCCGGCTCTTGATCCCATCATCGACCAAGGCCCATctaaaagaatgaaattttga